In one window of Brassica rapa cultivar Chiifu-401-42 chromosome A07, CAAS_Brap_v3.01, whole genome shotgun sequence DNA:
- the LOC103829362 gene encoding ethylene-responsive transcription factor ERF012 has product MVKQEPKIQTSSKKDMSLTSPSHSSSSSSCKSKSKKNKIKKYKGVRMRSWGSWVSEIRAPNQKTRIWLGSYSTAEAAARAYDVALLCIKGPQANLNFPTSYSSSRFLLDESTILSPKSIKRIAAQAANNSFDFFSPCISSAVSSPPDHDQHHDDDVMQSLIGPFVDCRVSLMDTSSSWYEMLFFGDGAPFDYYPELNSTMNMVDEYFYEDADIPLWSFS; this is encoded by the coding sequence ATGGTGAAACAAGAACCTAAGATCCAAACCAGCTCCAAGAAGGACATGTCTTTGACTTCACCATCTCATTCTTCATCTTCGTCTTCGTGTAAGAGCAAGAGCAAGAAGAATAAGATTAAGAAGTACAAAGGAGTGAGGATGAGAAGTTGGGGATCATGGGTGTCTGAGATTAGGGCACCAAACCAAAAGACAAGGATTTGGCTAGGCTCTTACTCAACAGCTGAGGCAGCAGCTAGGGCTTACGATGTTGCACTCTTGTGTATCAAAGGCCCTCAAGCCAATCTCAACTTCCCcacttcttattcttcttctcgTTTTCTATTAGACGAAAGTACCATTTTGTCCCCGAAATCTATCAAAAGAATTGCCGCTCAAGCTGCCAACAACTCATTCGACTTTTTTTCCCCTTGTATTTCGTCAGCCGTCTCGTCACCCCCCGATCATGATCAGCATCATGATGATGATGTGATGCAGTCTTTGATAGGGCCTTTCGTGGACTGTCGTGTGTCTTTGATGGATACATCATCATCATGGTATGAAATGCTATTCTTCGGTGATGGAGCTCCGTTTGATTACTACCCTGAACTGAATTCGACTATGAATATGGTCGATGAGTACTTCTACGAAGATGCTGATATTCCGCTTTGGAGTTTCAGTTGA
- the LOC103829360 gene encoding phosphatidylinositol 4-phosphate 5-kinase 3, with amino-acid sequence MEGQAKLTRTQSSLLRSPSTVRSSFHIFSLISDDVPHQKQDLEAGEKEEKQRRYPPKPFGSSPRTGLTRINPGLAFTMVSLSFLSLSSFFFFVVFSKTDELLTSENLLLALIFVAVALFLASRNKTLLNQTKLAITKGFQSKNRSKPVQWYIGETETKPEKATKRFVKEGVQFYSNGDFYEGEFHKGKCNGSGVYYYFVRGRYEGDWVDGRYDGHGIESWARGSRYKGQYRHGLRHGYGVYRFYTGDCYAGEWLNGQSYGFGVQSCADGSSYVGESRFGVKHGLGSYHFRNGDKYAGEYFGDKIHGFGMYRFANGHCYEGAWHEGRKQGYGAYSFRTGDAKSGEWDSGNLVTSLHSTSEPVRRAIQAARETAKKAAENRRRVDEQVSRAVAAANKAATAARVAAVKAVQNQMDGKFCQS; translated from the exons ATGGAAGGTCAGGCGAAGCTGACGAGGACACAGTCGTCGTTGCTCCGGTCACCGTCGACGGTACGTTCGTCTTTTCACATCTTTAGTTTAATCTCCGACGATGTCCCTCACCAGAAGCAAGATCTAGAAGCcggagagaaagaagagaagcaGAGGAGATACCCGCCTAAACCATTCGGGTCAAGTCCTCGAACCGGGTTAACCCGAATCAATCCGGGTCTAGCCTTCACgatggtctctctctcttttctcagtctctcctctttcttcttcttcgttgtaTTCTCCAAAACCGATGAGCTTCTCACCTCCGAGAACCTCCTCCTTGCTCTGATCTTCGTCGCCGTCGCTCTCTTCCTCGCCTCCAGGAACAAAACACTTCTCAACCAAACCAAACTCGCAATCACCAAAGGCTTTCAGAGCAAGAACCGGTCAAAACCGGTTCAATGGTACATCGGCGAAACCGAAACCAAACCGGAGAAGGCCACCAAGCGGTTCGTTAAAGAAGGTGTTCAGTTCTACAGCAACGGAGACTTCTACGAAGGGGAGTTTCACAAAGGGAAGTGTAACGGGAGTGGTGTTTACTACTACTTCGTGAGAGGGAGATACGAAGGTGATTGGGTCGATGGGAGATACGATGGTCATGGGATCGAAAGCTGGGCTAGAGGAAGTAGGTACAAAGGTCAGTATAGGCATGGTCTTAGACATGGTTATGGAGTTTACAGATTCTACACTGGTGATTGCTACGCTGGTGAGTGGCTAAATGGTCAAAGCTATGGGTTTGGTGTTCAGTCTTGTGCTGATGGTAGTTCTTATGTTGGTGAATCAAGATTTGGTGTCAAGCATGGGCTTGGATCTTACCATTTcag AAATGGAGATAAGTATGCAGGAGAATATTTTGGAGACAAAATACATGGGTTTGGTATGTATCGTTTTGCTAATGGTCATTGTTATGAAGGAGCGTGGCATGAAGGTCGTAAGCAAGGGTATGGTGCTTACTCGTTTAGAACTGGTGATGCTAAATCCGGTGAATGGGATTCAGGGAATCTTGTAACATCTCTTCATTCTACGAGCGAGCCGGTACGCAGAGCGATTCAGGCTGCTAGAGAAACGGCAAAGAAGGCCGCAGAGAACCGGAGACGAGTAGATGAACAAGTGAGTCGAGCTGTGGCTGCAGCTAATAAGGCTGCAACGGCTGCAAGAGTTGCTGCGGTTAAAGCGGTTCAGAATCAGATGGATGGTAAATTTTGtcaaagttaa